From a region of the bacterium genome:
- the xseA gene encoding exodeoxyribonuclease VII large subunit translates to MDQEEVFPAVYSVSELTREIKGLLEDHLPPVWLQGELSNFIRHSSGHMYFSLKDQDAQIAGVMWRQRNLLLTFTPRDGMQVRVFGQVRVYEKRGTYQLDVLKMAPAGVGALQAAFEKLKAQLHAEGLLDADRKRPLPLFPTAVGIVTSATGAALRDIVQIIRRRAPGLQMILRPTLVQGEEAAEDIVQAIREFNEFNHVDVLIVGRGGGSLEDLWPFNEEKVARAISASKIPVVSAVGHEIDFTIADFVADLRAATPSAAAELVAPLYSALRQSMRELSGRCRRAFERALYQHRDRLMRLRSHYGLRRPADLLYQRRQRVDELLQSIRTNCRNRLVQDRQRLAYDRQLLTSLGPESVLRRGYALCWDEQTRRLVTRVEAITPGERLTVQLYDGQWKGSVDNISSKKWDEGGLEKK, encoded by the coding sequence ATGGATCAGGAAGAGGTTTTCCCAGCGGTTTATTCGGTCTCGGAATTGACGCGTGAGATCAAAGGTTTGCTTGAGGATCATCTGCCGCCCGTGTGGCTGCAGGGCGAGCTTTCCAATTTTATTCGTCACAGCTCAGGTCATATGTACTTTTCGCTCAAGGACCAGGACGCGCAGATTGCCGGCGTCATGTGGCGGCAGCGTAACCTCCTCTTGACCTTCACCCCGCGGGACGGCATGCAAGTGCGCGTTTTCGGTCAAGTGCGGGTATATGAAAAGCGCGGCACGTATCAATTGGATGTGCTCAAAATGGCGCCGGCCGGTGTGGGCGCGCTGCAAGCGGCGTTTGAAAAGCTCAAAGCGCAACTGCACGCGGAAGGTCTGTTGGACGCTGATCGCAAAAGGCCGTTGCCCCTTTTCCCGACCGCTGTGGGCATTGTGACTTCTGCGACAGGCGCCGCCCTGCGCGATATCGTGCAGATCATCCGCCGGCGGGCGCCAGGCCTGCAGATGATTCTGCGGCCGACTTTGGTGCAGGGGGAAGAAGCGGCGGAGGATATTGTTCAAGCGATTCGCGAGTTCAACGAGTTCAACCACGTGGATGTTCTCATCGTAGGTCGTGGAGGTGGATCTCTCGAAGATCTGTGGCCGTTCAATGAGGAAAAAGTGGCGCGGGCCATCAGCGCCTCAAAAATTCCTGTTGTCTCGGCTGTCGGCCATGAGATCGATTTCACCATCGCTGATTTTGTTGCAGACCTGCGAGCCGCAACGCCCTCCGCGGCTGCAGAGTTGGTGGCGCCGCTGTATAGCGCTCTGCGGCAGAGCATGCGCGAGTTGAGCGGCCGTTGCCGCCGGGCGTTCGAGCGAGCGTTGTATCAGCATCGGGATCGGCTGATGCGGTTGCGTTCGCACTATGGCCTGCGCCGTCCGGCGGATTTGCTTTATCAGCGGCGGCAGAGGGTGGATGAGCTGTTACAGAGCATCCGTACCAACTGCCGGAATCGTCTGGTCCAGGATCGGCAGCGCCTGGCGTACGACCGTCAGCTGCTGACCAGCCTGGGCCCGGAATCGGTTTTGCGGCGCGGTTATGCGCTGTGTTGGGATGAGCAGACCCGCCGGCTTGTCACTCGGGTGGAAGCCATAACGCCGGGGGAGAGGCTGACCGTCCAACTATACGACGGTCAGTGGAAGGGCAGCGTGGATAATATCTCCAGCAAAAAATGGGACGAAGGCGGTCTGGAAAAAAAATAA